From Actinoplanes oblitus, a single genomic window includes:
- a CDS encoding carbohydrate-binding protein yields the protein MRVRRQVLALVAGVGVALGSVVAFAATGEAAVACSSTVWAEGVTYTAGQQVTYQSKLYQALVTHTAYAGAGWNPAATPTLWKDLGACSGGGTPSPSVSVTTSKPPSPSPSVSTSPTSPTPTSPTPTSPTPTSTGGTGCATKGRPAGKVLQGYWENWDGASNGVHPGLGWIPVNDSRITQHGYNVLMAAFPVIRSDGTVLWENGMDAGVKVPTPAEICAAKAQGATVLMSIGGAAAGIDLSSSAVADKFVASIVPILKANNFDGIDIDIETGLSGSGNIGTLSTSQSNLIRIIDGVLAQMPANFGLTMAPETAYVTGGSVTYGSIWGSYLPIIKKYLDNGRLWWLNMQYYNGSMYGCSGDSYSAGTVQGFTVQTQCLNNGLTIQGVTVRIPYDKQVPGLPAQSGAGGGYMAPSLVSQAYNSVPGIKGLMTWSINWDGSKGWTFGDNVKALQGR from the coding sequence ATGCGTGTTCGCCGCCAGGTACTGGCACTGGTCGCCGGGGTGGGGGTGGCACTCGGGTCGGTCGTGGCGTTCGCCGCGACGGGTGAGGCCGCGGTCGCCTGCTCGTCGACGGTCTGGGCGGAAGGGGTGACCTACACCGCCGGCCAGCAGGTGACGTATCAGTCCAAGCTCTACCAGGCGCTGGTCACCCACACCGCGTACGCCGGGGCCGGCTGGAACCCGGCGGCGACACCAACCCTGTGGAAGGACCTCGGCGCGTGCAGTGGTGGCGGCACGCCGAGCCCGTCGGTGTCGGTGACCACCAGTAAGCCGCCGTCGCCTTCTCCCTCGGTCTCCACCTCGCCCACCTCGCCCACGCCCACCTCGCCCACGCCGACCTCGCCCACGCCGACCTCGACCGGCGGGACCGGCTGCGCGACCAAGGGCCGCCCGGCCGGCAAGGTGCTCCAGGGTTACTGGGAGAACTGGGACGGCGCGTCGAACGGCGTGCACCCCGGCCTGGGCTGGATCCCGGTCAACGACAGCCGGATCACCCAGCACGGATACAACGTGCTGATGGCGGCCTTCCCGGTGATCCGCTCGGACGGCACGGTGCTCTGGGAGAACGGCATGGACGCCGGCGTCAAGGTGCCGACCCCCGCGGAGATCTGCGCGGCCAAGGCCCAGGGCGCCACGGTCCTGATGTCGATCGGCGGCGCGGCGGCCGGCATCGACCTGAGTTCCAGCGCGGTCGCCGACAAGTTCGTCGCCAGCATCGTGCCGATTCTGAAGGCCAACAACTTCGACGGCATCGACATCGACATCGAGACCGGGCTCTCCGGCAGCGGGAACATCGGCACGCTCTCCACCTCCCAGTCGAACCTGATCCGGATCATCGACGGGGTGCTCGCCCAGATGCCGGCGAACTTCGGGCTGACCATGGCGCCGGAGACCGCGTACGTGACCGGTGGCAGCGTGACCTATGGATCGATCTGGGGCTCGTACCTGCCGATCATCAAGAAGTACCTGGACAACGGGCGGCTGTGGTGGCTCAACATGCAGTACTACAACGGCTCGATGTACGGGTGCTCGGGTGACTCGTACTCGGCGGGGACCGTGCAGGGCTTCACGGTGCAGACCCAGTGCCTGAACAACGGGCTCACGATCCAGGGCGTGACGGTCAGGATTCCGTACGACAAGCAGGTTCCGGGGCTGCCCGCCCAGTCCGGTGCGGGTGGCGGGTACATGGCGCCGTCGCTGGTCTCCCAGGCGTACAACTCGGTGCCCGGGATCAAGGGCCTGATGACCTGGTCGATCAACTGGGACGGCTCGAAGGGCTGGACCTTCGGCGACAACGTGAAGGCCCTGCAGGGCCGCTGA
- a CDS encoding dihydrofolate reductase family protein, whose amino-acid sequence MARLICTGITSLDGYINDERGNFDWSQPDEEVHSFVNDLERPIGTYLYGRRLYEVMRFWADPHVGPDPSPAALDYAAIWQAADKIVYSTSLESTDTPRTRIERAFDPKTVQALKDTADRDLSIGGPHLAAHAFRAGLVDEVQLFVSPVSVGGGTRFLPTGVRLDLKLAEQQRFANGVVYLRYQAA is encoded by the coding sequence ATGGCACGGCTGATCTGCACCGGGATCACCTCGCTGGACGGCTACATCAACGACGAGCGGGGCAACTTCGACTGGAGCCAGCCGGACGAGGAGGTGCACTCGTTCGTCAACGATCTGGAGCGGCCGATCGGCACCTATCTGTACGGCCGCCGGCTCTACGAGGTGATGCGATTCTGGGCCGATCCGCACGTGGGGCCGGACCCGTCGCCCGCGGCCCTCGACTACGCCGCGATCTGGCAGGCCGCCGACAAGATCGTCTACTCCACGTCGCTGGAGTCCACCGACACCCCGCGCACCCGGATCGAACGTGCCTTCGACCCGAAGACCGTGCAGGCCCTGAAGGACACCGCCGACCGGGACCTGAGCATCGGCGGCCCGCACCTGGCCGCTCACGCCTTCCGGGCCGGCCTGGTCGACGAGGTGCAGCTGTTCGTCTCGCCGGTCTCGGTCGGCGGCGGCACCCGCTTCCTGCCCACCGGCGTCCGGCTCGACCTGAAACTGGCCGAACAGCAGCGCTTCGCCAACGGCGTGGTCTACCTGCGCTACCAGGCCGCCTGA
- a CDS encoding class I SAM-dependent methyltransferase: protein MAKLDDPGLFGRQWAAHYDSPALPDPEPAVAFLAGIAGDGPVLELAIGSGRVALPLAARGVPVEGIEASPEMVELMRGKPGGDAIAVLVGDMADVPVRGPYPLVYLVFNTLFNLTSPGRQEELFHNVARVLAPGGRFVIEAFVPDPADFDRDEQQVQVRSVTEEAVTVRLHQYDRAAQTFVRQTLTFTDGGVRLQPFGMRYQWPEQIDAMATAAGLVLEDRFATWEREPFGAESTDHISVYRKPVTPG, encoded by the coding sequence ATGGCGAAACTTGACGATCCGGGACTGTTCGGGCGGCAGTGGGCGGCCCACTACGACAGCCCCGCCCTGCCGGACCCGGAGCCGGCCGTGGCTTTCCTCGCCGGGATCGCCGGCGACGGCCCGGTGCTGGAGCTGGCCATCGGCTCCGGCCGGGTGGCCCTCCCGCTCGCCGCACGAGGCGTCCCGGTGGAAGGCATCGAGGCGTCCCCCGAGATGGTCGAGCTGATGCGCGGCAAGCCGGGCGGTGATGCCATCGCCGTGCTCGTCGGCGACATGGCCGACGTCCCGGTCCGCGGCCCGTACCCCCTGGTCTACCTGGTCTTCAACACCCTGTTCAACCTCACCTCGCCGGGCCGGCAGGAAGAGCTGTTCCACAATGTGGCCCGGGTCCTCGCGCCCGGCGGCCGCTTCGTGATCGAGGCGTTCGTGCCCGACCCGGCCGACTTCGACCGGGACGAGCAGCAGGTGCAGGTGCGGTCGGTGACCGAGGAGGCGGTGACGGTGCGCCTGCATCAGTACGACCGTGCCGCCCAGACGTTCGTCCGGCAGACGCTCACGTTCACCGACGGCGGGGTGCGGTTGCAGCCGTTCGGCATGCGTTACCAGTGGCCGGAGCAGATCGACGCGATGGCGACAGCTGCCGGCCTGGTGCTGGAGGACCGGTTCGCCACCTGGGAACGGGAGCCGTTCGGCGCGGAGAGCACCGACCACATCAGCGTTTACCGCAAGCCGGTCACTCCGGGATGA
- a CDS encoding serine/threonine-protein kinase: MADQEALGREYLLHEEIGRGALAVVRRATRRSGGPSLAAKLLRPEVAGDRRVRELFLREEAALRDLDHPGIVGLRDLVVEGGTLALVMDYVDGPDLRRHLIGRGGRLSVPETATIMAQVAGAVAAAHAQGVVHLDLKPENLLLVRDTDPPVARVTDFGVAVLLLDAERGVAGGTPGYTAPEIWHGAPPTAAADVYSLGVLLVELITGDIGGDPDVLPEELSGPARSCLAPEARRRPTARRLASYLRTLVDSGVLGEAPAAGPPTAAGSPFVAGAAAAAGAASAAGFSAVAGPSVAGPAAAGPAAAGPAAADAAGQTPVSRQTTLRGAGAAAAPAAGGTWQWPGAGSWAASGPVAAPPVAAPGAPDHVGLWAGQFGNGPPVEVRETPLRPGVTPPPQPPAAPPDGGGPRGWRRGPLVTLGVVLVIAAALIGANVYRSAHERAGRAANVAGVTSAPAVVTEPTAAAGQDPTLPTDPVATSAATTTPAAIRVTLAGYVEDDAGTLAMSIRDGKAIAYVCDGDKVEAWLRGTAQDGKLRLAGKGGTKIVGTFSARGAQGDLTILGKTHGFTLTTVKKPSGLYRASARVRGAKVAGSWIVLPDGRQVGVLTEGDEIGPAPRLDVTSRTTTVNGTEIEVGAIDADTGTGF; this comes from the coding sequence ATGGCCGATCAGGAAGCGCTCGGCCGGGAATATCTGCTGCACGAGGAGATCGGACGGGGCGCTCTCGCGGTGGTCCGGCGGGCCACCCGGCGCTCCGGCGGCCCGTCACTCGCGGCCAAGCTGTTGCGCCCCGAGGTGGCCGGCGACCGCCGGGTCCGCGAGCTCTTCCTGCGCGAGGAGGCGGCGCTCCGCGACCTCGACCATCCCGGCATCGTCGGCCTGCGTGACCTGGTCGTCGAGGGCGGCACCCTGGCCCTGGTGATGGACTACGTGGACGGTCCGGATCTGCGCCGCCACCTGATCGGCAGGGGTGGCCGGCTGAGCGTGCCGGAGACCGCCACGATCATGGCCCAGGTGGCCGGCGCGGTCGCGGCCGCGCACGCCCAGGGCGTCGTCCACCTGGACCTCAAACCCGAAAACCTGCTTTTGGTACGCGATACCGACCCGCCCGTGGCCCGGGTGACCGACTTCGGTGTCGCCGTCCTGCTGCTCGACGCCGAGCGCGGGGTGGCCGGGGGCACGCCCGGCTACACGGCACCGGAGATCTGGCACGGCGCACCACCGACGGCGGCGGCCGATGTGTACTCGCTCGGTGTGCTCCTGGTCGAGCTGATCACCGGGGACATCGGGGGGGACCCGGACGTGCTGCCCGAGGAGCTGTCCGGTCCGGCCCGGTCGTGCCTGGCCCCGGAGGCCCGGCGGCGTCCCACCGCCCGCCGGCTCGCCTCCTACCTGCGCACGCTGGTCGATTCCGGCGTCCTCGGCGAGGCACCGGCAGCCGGTCCGCCGACGGCGGCCGGTTCTCCGTTCGTGGCTGGTGCCGCGGCGGCCGCTGGTGCTGCCTCGGCGGCCGGGTTCTCGGCGGTGGCCGGGCCCTCGGTGGCTGGGCCCGCGGCGGCTGGGCCCGCGGCGGCTGGGCCCGCGGCGGCGGATGCCGCCGGGCAGACGCCGGTCTCCCGTCAGACCACATTGCGTGGCGCGGGTGCCGCGGCTGCTCCGGCGGCCGGTGGGACCTGGCAGTGGCCCGGCGCCGGAAGCTGGGCGGCCAGCGGACCGGTCGCCGCGCCGCCCGTCGCCGCGCCCGGCGCGCCTGACCACGTGGGGCTGTGGGCCGGGCAGTTCGGTAATGGGCCGCCGGTCGAGGTGCGCGAGACCCCGCTCCGGCCCGGCGTGACACCTCCGCCGCAACCGCCGGCGGCGCCACCGGACGGCGGCGGCCCGCGGGGCTGGCGGCGTGGTCCCCTGGTCACCCTCGGCGTGGTCCTGGTGATCGCCGCCGCGCTGATCGGCGCCAACGTCTACCGGTCCGCCCACGAGCGGGCCGGCCGTGCGGCGAACGTGGCCGGCGTGACAAGTGCCCCGGCCGTCGTCACCGAGCCGACCGCGGCGGCCGGGCAGGACCCCACGCTGCCCACCGACCCGGTGGCGACCAGCGCCGCCACCACCACCCCGGCCGCCATCCGGGTCACCCTGGCCGGTTATGTCGAGGACGACGCCGGCACCCTGGCGATGTCGATCCGGGACGGTAAGGCGATCGCCTACGTCTGCGACGGTGACAAGGTCGAGGCCTGGCTGCGGGGCACCGCCCAGGACGGGAAACTCCGGCTCGCCGGCAAGGGTGGCACCAAGATCGTCGGGACGTTCAGCGCCCGCGGCGCCCAGGGCGACCTCACCATCCTCGGCAAGACCCACGGCTTCACCCTGACAACGGTCAAGAAACCGTCCGGGCTGTACCGCGCCTCCGCCCGGGTGCGCGGCGCCAAGGTGGCGGGTTCCTGGATCGTGCTGCCCGACGGCCGCCAGGTCGGGGTGCTCACCGAGGGCGACGAGATCGGCCCCGCTCCCCGGCTCGACGTCACCAGCCGCACCACCACCGTGAACGGCACCGAGATCGAGGTCGGCGCGATCGACGCCGACACCGGCACGGGGTTCTGA
- a CDS encoding DUF6529 family protein: MTARRPLVWLPAVTGVGVAVGLGVYGRLHHPSALALFDAFGRPIAIKAGLSSGAAFLAVVQLVSALAIYGRLPSRPWTPVLHRWSGRLAVVLSLPVAIHCLYALGFGFDSPRVLAHSLLGCLFYGAFVAKMLILSQPDGGRPWTLPLAGGLVFAALAGVWLTSALWFFLT; encoded by the coding sequence GTGACCGCGCGACGGCCGCTGGTGTGGCTGCCCGCGGTGACCGGTGTCGGCGTCGCTGTCGGGCTGGGCGTCTATGGTCGCCTGCACCACCCGTCGGCGCTCGCCTTGTTCGACGCCTTCGGCCGCCCGATCGCGATCAAGGCGGGCCTGTCCAGCGGCGCCGCCTTCCTCGCCGTGGTGCAGCTGGTCTCGGCCCTCGCCATCTACGGCCGCCTCCCGTCCAGGCCGTGGACGCCGGTGCTGCATCGCTGGAGCGGCCGCCTCGCCGTGGTGCTCTCCCTGCCCGTCGCGATCCACTGCCTCTACGCCCTCGGGTTCGGCTTCGACAGCCCGCGCGTGCTCGCCCACTCGCTGCTCGGTTGCCTGTTCTACGGCGCCTTCGTCGCCAAGATGCTGATCCTCAGTCAGCCCGACGGCGGCCGGCCGTGGACCCTGCCCCTCGCCGGCGGCCTGGTCTTCGCCGCGCTCGCCGGCGTCTGGTTGACCTCCGCCCTCTGGTTCTTCCTCACCTGA
- a CDS encoding LLM class flavin-dependent oxidoreductase: MQFGIFSVSDITTDPTTGKTPTEAERIKDIVTIAKHAEEVGLDVFALGEHHNEPFFSSSPTTTLAYIAARTTTLQLSTATTLITTNDPVKIAEDFAMLQHLADGRVDLMLGRGNTGPVYPWFGKDIRAGIPLAIENYGLLHKLWREHVVDWEGKFRTPLQSFTSTPRPLDDVPPFVWHGSIRSPQIAEQAAYYGDGFFANHIFWPASHTQRMIKLYRERFEHYGHGSADQAIVGLGGQVFMRKNSQDAVNEFRPYFDNAPVYGHGPSLEDFSRETPLTVGSPQQVIDKTLKFRDYVGDYQRQLFLMDHAGLPLKTVLEQLDLLGEEVVPVLRKEFAALKPAHVPDAPTHASLLAAKIAENAEEKKEVQA, encoded by the coding sequence ATGCAATTCGGCATCTTCAGCGTCAGCGACATCACCACCGACCCGACCACCGGGAAGACCCCGACCGAGGCCGAGCGCATCAAGGACATCGTCACGATCGCGAAGCACGCGGAGGAGGTCGGCCTCGACGTCTTCGCGCTCGGTGAGCACCACAACGAGCCGTTCTTCTCCTCCTCGCCGACCACCACGCTCGCCTACATCGCCGCGCGGACCACGACGCTGCAGCTCAGCACCGCGACCACGCTGATCACCACGAACGACCCGGTGAAGATCGCCGAGGACTTCGCGATGCTCCAGCACCTCGCGGACGGCCGGGTCGACCTGATGCTCGGCCGCGGCAACACCGGGCCGGTGTACCCCTGGTTCGGCAAGGACATCCGGGCCGGTATCCCGCTGGCGATCGAGAACTACGGGCTGCTGCACAAGCTGTGGCGCGAGCATGTGGTCGACTGGGAGGGCAAGTTCCGCACGCCGCTCCAGTCGTTCACCTCGACGCCGCGGCCGCTCGACGACGTCCCGCCGTTCGTCTGGCACGGCTCGATCCGCTCGCCGCAGATCGCCGAGCAGGCCGCCTACTACGGTGACGGCTTCTTCGCGAACCACATCTTCTGGCCGGCGTCCCACACCCAGCGCATGATCAAGCTGTACCGCGAGCGGTTCGAGCACTACGGGCACGGCTCCGCCGACCAGGCCATCGTCGGCCTCGGCGGGCAGGTGTTCATGCGCAAGAACAGCCAGGACGCGGTCAACGAGTTCCGGCCGTACTTCGACAACGCCCCGGTCTACGGCCACGGCCCGTCGCTGGAGGACTTCAGCCGGGAGACTCCGCTGACGGTCGGCAGCCCGCAGCAGGTCATCGACAAGACCCTCAAGTTCCGCGACTACGTCGGCGACTATCAGCGTCAGCTGTTCCTGATGGACCACGCCGGCCTGCCGCTGAAGACCGTGCTGGAGCAGCTCGACCTGCTGGGCGAAGAGGTCGTCCCGGTGCTGCGCAAGGAGTTCGCGGCCCTGAAGCCGGCGCACGTGCCAGACGCGCCGACCCACGCCTCCCTGCTGGCCGCCAAGATCGCCGAGAACGCCGAGGAGAAGAAAGAGGTGCAGGCATGA
- a CDS encoding FMN reductase, with amino-acid sequence MKQRSLVVISSGLSQPSSTRLLADQLSAAAGRAAAQLGVTVDVQVVELRDLAHGITDHMLTGFPPAALKQAQDAVAAADGLIVVTPVFSAGYSGLFKSFFDVLEKDTLVDKPILLAATAGTARHSLVLEHALRPLFAYLRALPLPTAVFAASDDWGANSVEGPLRGRIERAAGELARELERRAPATVTDPFALTESFEDMLKSF; translated from the coding sequence ATGAAGCAGCGCTCGCTCGTGGTGATCAGCTCGGGCCTGAGCCAGCCGTCCTCCACCCGCCTGCTCGCTGACCAGCTGTCCGCGGCGGCGGGGCGGGCCGCTGCCCAGCTCGGTGTCACCGTGGACGTCCAGGTCGTCGAGCTGCGCGACCTGGCCCACGGGATCACCGATCACATGTTGACCGGGTTCCCGCCGGCCGCGCTGAAGCAGGCGCAGGACGCGGTGGCCGCCGCCGACGGCCTGATCGTGGTGACCCCGGTCTTCAGCGCCGGTTACTCCGGGCTGTTCAAGTCGTTCTTCGACGTCCTGGAGAAGGACACGCTCGTCGACAAGCCGATCCTGCTCGCGGCGACGGCCGGCACCGCCCGGCACTCGCTGGTGCTGGAGCATGCGCTGCGACCGCTCTTCGCCTACCTGCGGGCGTTGCCGCTGCCGACAGCGGTCTTCGCGGCCAGCGACGACTGGGGCGCGAACTCGGTGGAGGGTCCGCTGCGCGGGCGGATCGAGCGGGCGGCCGGGGAGTTGGCCCGGGAGCTGGAGCGGCGGGCACCGGCGACGGTGACGGATCCGTTCGCGCTGACCGAGAGCTTCGAGGACATGCTCAAGAGCTTCTGA
- a CDS encoding putative glycolipid-binding domain-containing protein, producing the protein MTMTGARGPALAERPRADLPSTPLTWQRTDIVGTELVFPRGSRPSGSAIVAGKRPYALTWQAELSGAAEVDALHVTTRGDGWSRELRLGRAATGWTCRAEHAGDAGDLPFAGTEQLDALDPAALLRLADSPIFVSWAVRRLGLTAKSGPVTVPVVRVQVPSLTVVPGQVTYHLVSPQRLRISGDFPAATVELDDAGMAVYQAGRMRLAR; encoded by the coding sequence ATGACCATGACCGGCGCACGGGGACCGGCCTTGGCGGAACGGCCTCGCGCCGACCTGCCGTCGACCCCGTTGACCTGGCAGCGGACCGACATCGTCGGCACCGAGCTGGTCTTTCCGCGAGGGTCACGGCCGAGCGGGTCGGCGATCGTCGCGGGCAAGCGCCCCTACGCGCTGACCTGGCAGGCCGAGCTGTCCGGCGCCGCCGAGGTCGATGCGCTGCACGTCACCACCCGGGGTGACGGCTGGAGCCGGGAGCTGCGGCTGGGCCGTGCCGCCACCGGCTGGACCTGCCGGGCGGAGCACGCCGGCGACGCCGGTGACCTGCCGTTCGCCGGTACCGAGCAGCTCGACGCGCTCGACCCGGCCGCGCTGCTGCGTCTCGCCGACTCGCCGATCTTCGTGTCGTGGGCGGTCCGCCGGCTCGGCCTGACCGCCAAGTCCGGCCCGGTGACGGTTCCGGTAGTCCGGGTGCAGGTGCCGTCGCTGACCGTGGTGCCGGGGCAGGTGACGTATCACCTGGTGAGCCCGCAGCGACTGCGGATCAGTGGCGACTTCCCGGCGGCGACGGTGGAACTCGACGACGCGGGCATGGCCGTTTATCAGGCCGGCCGGATGCGCCTGGCCCGCTGA
- a CDS encoding TetR/AcrR family transcriptional regulator translates to MPRVSEAHLAARRQQILDAAVRCFVRNGFHQTSMQDVIKEADLSVGAFYRYFKSKNELIMAIASTKIAEVTGTLDRLLGLDPMPPLEVFLDEVITQVEATLSADQAVRIAVQVWGEATYDDQVAEVVRDVYGRIRDRMVRAAERAKATGQLPADADAFGVGSAIFGLIQGYILQRVLIGNMDRRTYVDGIRALLRADR, encoded by the coding sequence GTGCCTCGCGTCTCGGAAGCCCACCTCGCCGCCCGCCGCCAGCAGATCCTCGACGCGGCGGTGCGCTGCTTCGTGCGCAACGGCTTCCACCAGACCTCGATGCAGGATGTGATCAAGGAAGCCGATCTCTCGGTCGGCGCGTTCTACCGCTACTTCAAGAGCAAGAACGAGCTGATCATGGCGATCGCCAGCACCAAGATCGCCGAAGTCACCGGCACCCTCGATCGCCTGCTCGGCCTGGACCCGATGCCGCCGCTGGAGGTCTTCCTCGACGAGGTGATCACCCAGGTGGAGGCGACGCTGAGCGCTGATCAGGCGGTGCGGATCGCGGTGCAGGTGTGGGGCGAGGCCACCTATGACGATCAGGTCGCCGAGGTGGTCCGGGACGTCTACGGCCGGATCCGGGACCGGATGGTGCGGGCCGCGGAACGCGCCAAGGCCACCGGCCAGTTGCCGGCCGACGCCGACGCGTTCGGCGTGGGGTCCGCGATCTTCGGGTTGATCCAGGGCTACATCCTGCAGCGCGTCCTGATCGGCAACATGGACCGCCGAACCTACGTCGACGGGATCCGCGCCCTGCTCCGCGCCGACCGTTGA
- a CDS encoding TetR/AcrR family transcriptional regulator, producing the protein MTARRTQRTRDPEARRAALAVATMEVIAESGVGRTTHRAVAARAGLPLGATTYYFPTLDDLIAAGLRHAADAMRADLDEWAGRLAAASDLPAELTTLTSEYLADRRQVRIEYELCVAAARDAALRPLAETWMDGLPEILEPAVGAAAARDVCALLDGIILRALVTESDLDAPGLTAAIRRLIPAA; encoded by the coding sequence GTGACCGCGCGCCGCACTCAGCGGACCCGCGATCCGGAGGCGCGCCGTGCCGCGCTGGCCGTGGCCACCATGGAGGTCATCGCCGAGTCCGGCGTCGGCCGGACCACGCACCGGGCGGTCGCGGCCCGGGCCGGGCTGCCGCTCGGCGCGACCACCTACTACTTCCCGACCCTGGACGATCTCATCGCCGCCGGGTTGCGGCACGCCGCCGACGCGATGCGTGCCGATCTGGACGAGTGGGCCGGCCGGCTCGCCGCCGCATCCGACCTGCCGGCCGAGTTGACCACGCTGACCAGCGAGTACCTGGCCGACCGCCGGCAGGTCCGGATCGAGTACGAGCTGTGCGTCGCCGCGGCACGCGACGCCGCGCTGCGGCCACTCGCCGAAACCTGGATGGACGGCCTGCCGGAGATCCTGGAGCCCGCCGTCGGCGCGGCCGCCGCCCGCGACGTCTGCGCCCTGCTCGACGGCATCATCCTGCGCGCGCTGGTCACCGAGAGCGACCTCGACGCACCCGGCCTCACCGCCGCGATCCGCCGCCTGATCCCGGCCGCGTGA
- a CDS encoding DMT family transporter — MPYVLLALAIGSELLATSLMKATDGFSRLWPTLAVLAGYAISFVALSHAIKGGIQVGVAYAIWSAVGTAAIIVIGALFLDEPVTLAKVGGVALIIAGVVMLNLTGAEAH; from the coding sequence GTGCCGTACGTCCTTCTCGCTCTCGCCATCGGGAGTGAACTTCTCGCCACCAGCCTGATGAAGGCCACCGACGGCTTCAGCCGGCTCTGGCCCACCCTCGCCGTCCTCGCTGGTTACGCCATCTCGTTCGTCGCCCTGTCCCACGCGATCAAGGGCGGCATCCAGGTCGGCGTCGCCTACGCCATCTGGTCGGCGGTCGGCACCGCCGCGATCATCGTGATCGGGGCACTGTTCCTCGACGAACCGGTCACGCTCGCTAAGGTGGGCGGCGTCGCCCTGATCATCGCCGGCGTGGTGATGCTGAACCTGACCGGCGCGGAGGCACATTGA
- a CDS encoding threonine aldolase family protein has protein sequence MAEDVRARRIAAMRGCDRLLAGVRPATVRERLAELGEVAGPALMPDYYGDGLVAELEERVARLLGTPAAVYFPTGTMAQQVALRYGAELTGLRTVALHPLGHQEVHERRAYADLTGLRAVHPTTAPRHPTAAEIAALDEPVGTVVFELPLRDAGFVLPTWAELTEAAGAARAAGARVHFDGARLWESTPYLGRGLAEIAGLADSTYVSFYKTLGGLSGAAVAGTAAFAGYARAWRHRHGGQVFQQWPAVLSALAGIDRELPRVPEYVRHARTVAAALARVPGAIVHPQPPHTHQFRLWLPYPAERLNEAALVLAEEEKVWFAGGWRHAELPGHAMAEISVLAPALEWSADEVTETGLRLVDRIRP, from the coding sequence GTGGCTGAGGATGTGCGAGCGCGGCGGATCGCCGCCATGCGGGGATGTGACCGGCTGCTGGCCGGGGTGCGGCCGGCGACCGTGCGGGAGCGGCTGGCCGAGCTGGGTGAGGTGGCCGGGCCCGCGCTGATGCCCGACTACTACGGGGACGGGCTGGTCGCCGAGCTGGAGGAGCGGGTCGCGCGGCTGCTCGGCACCCCGGCGGCGGTGTACTTCCCGACCGGGACGATGGCGCAGCAGGTGGCCCTGCGGTACGGCGCGGAGCTCACCGGGCTGCGGACGGTGGCGCTGCACCCGCTCGGGCATCAGGAGGTGCACGAGCGCCGGGCCTACGCCGACCTGACCGGGCTGCGCGCGGTCCACCCCACCACGGCGCCGCGGCATCCGACGGCGGCGGAGATCGCGGCGCTGGACGAGCCGGTCGGCACCGTGGTGTTCGAGCTGCCGCTGCGGGACGCCGGATTCGTGCTGCCCACCTGGGCGGAGCTGACCGAGGCGGCCGGGGCGGCGCGGGCGGCCGGGGCCCGGGTGCACTTCGACGGGGCGCGGTTGTGGGAGTCGACGCCGTACCTGGGACGGGGGCTCGCGGAGATCGCCGGGCTGGCCGATTCGACGTACGTCTCGTTCTACAAGACGCTCGGCGGCCTGAGCGGGGCGGCGGTGGCCGGGACCGCCGCCTTCGCCGGATATGCGCGGGCCTGGCGGCATCGGCACGGCGGGCAGGTGTTCCAGCAGTGGCCGGCGGTGCTGTCCGCGCTGGCCGGGATCGACCGGGAGCTGCCGAGAGTCCCGGAGTACGTGCGGCACGCCCGGACCGTGGCGGCGGCGCTGGCCCGGGTGCCGGGCGCGATCGTTCATCCGCAGCCGCCGCACACCCACCAGTTCCGGCTGTGGCTGCCGTACCCGGCGGAGCGGCTCAACGAGGCGGCGCTGGTGCTCGCCGAGGAGGAGAAGGTGTGGTTCGCCGGTGGCTGGCGGCACGCCGAACTGCCGGGACATGCGATGGCCGAGATCAGTGTGCTGGCGCCGGCCCTGGAATGGTCCGCCGACGAGGTGACCGAAACCGGCCTGCGCCTGGTGGACCGGATCCGGCCCTGA
- a CDS encoding HPF/RaiA family ribosome-associated protein — MTAVANPATVQECLRVGAGFSQGDRNWLAEQFSPLDARLAAFHADATELEIMVKDRAARGQKVTLECWIGGREKIVTTSSEEDLHAAIMDVRDDLRRRLNDAKTKQEPRHNRHLREVPQVADVPEIIEAPE; from the coding sequence ATGACCGCAGTCGCGAACCCGGCCACCGTTCAGGAATGTCTGCGGGTCGGCGCCGGCTTCTCGCAGGGGGATCGGAACTGGCTCGCCGAGCAGTTCAGCCCGCTCGACGCCCGGCTCGCCGCGTTCCACGCCGACGCCACCGAGCTGGAGATCATGGTGAAGGACCGCGCCGCCCGCGGTCAGAAGGTGACCCTCGAGTGCTGGATCGGCGGTCGCGAGAAGATCGTCACCACCTCGTCGGAGGAGGACCTGCACGCGGCGATCATGGACGTCCGCGACGACCTGCGCCGCCGTCTCAACGACGCGAAGACCAAGCAGGAGCCGCGGCACAACCGCCACCTGCGCGAGGTCCCGCAGGTCGCCGACGTCCCGGAGATCATCGAAGCCCCGGAGTGA